Proteins co-encoded in one Salvia splendens isolate huo1 chromosome 4, SspV2, whole genome shotgun sequence genomic window:
- the LOC121798297 gene encoding protein PATRONUS 2-like isoform X3, translating to MATPAHRLIQDQNLNFLYSTTPGGKTDVTKADKRGGLGGRRALNDISNSRNPSSFHSKKKDSSINVISIDKHPSTVKGESSKAAEKGRVGGRKALSDLTNSVKPRPKQIPSLGRKLNAVAEEAKDGFLHNHQGCIKAQTMSVDKDYFLKTVGLANDIAALPSARKALPLSSKKHPTMEELLELPSCLSPACRSPQSLKGPYTMYREDDYFTDLMMIETPKLKYSGF from the exons ATGGCAACCCCAGCTCATCGCCTGATCCAAGATCAGAACCTAAACTTTCTCTACA GCACTACTCCTGGGGGAAAGACTGATGTAACCAAAGCAGATAAGAGAGGAGGTCTTGGTGGAAGGAGAGCACTTAATGACATATCCAACTCAAGAAACCCTTCTTCGTTTCACTCCAAGAAGAAAGATAGCTCCATAAATGTCATCTCTATTGACAAACATCCTTCAACTGTGAAAGGAGAGTCATCCAAGGCAGCTGAGAAAGGTAGAGTTGGTGGTAGGAAAGCACTCAGTGACCTCACAAACTCCGTTAAGCCACGTCCAAAGCAGATCCCAAGTTTGGGGAGGAAATTGAATGCTGTTGCAGAAGAAGCGAAAGATGGTTTTCTACACAATCATCAGGGATGCATCAAAGCTCAGACGATGAGTGTTGACAAGGACTACTTCTTGAAGACAGTAGGACTGGCTAATG ATATTGCTGCACTGCCATCAGCTAGGAAGGCGCTTCCATTGTCATCAAAGAAG CATCCTACAATGGAAGAGCTGCTTGAGCTCCCTAGCTGCTTATCGCCTGCTTGTCGATCTCCTCAGTCACTGAAGGGGCCATATACGATGTACAGGGAGGATGACTATTTTACTGATCTGATGATGATCGAGACGCCTAAGCTCAAGTATAGCGGTTTCTGA
- the LOC121801240 gene encoding scarecrow-like protein 8: MSSGFPGGFTGGSGGMNRSYSTNQQQQFPFRSPLSEILHDPASQIRQRKRSLAEFQQQNQQGLELYLRNVKLRPNFHHANPLSPIFPVDFPTVPNLRYGLQPLTNSYRYAASGIFSGAEVLGHETQKKKMMNHRLQELEKELLGDEDDGDEVSVVTHSDWSETIQNLIAPTKMPISPSPTSSSSSCSSTSASPPILTTNQSLIDAAAAISEGNLAAATEIITRIQQLANPKGTSEQRLTSFMVSALKSRVYPTGNPHSTSELYSKEHKLSTQMLYEVLPCFKLSFMAANLAILNATSEQGFQRIHVVDFEIGEGGQYMHLLHALAANQSGVKRAAALKITAFSDNTSGGDEKLKIVGERLHTLADKICVRFDFSVKKLIVSDLNRIKLGIEPDEALAVNLAFKLHNLPDESVTTDNLRDELLRLVKGLSPDVTTVVEQEMNANTAPLTVRVREACELYGALLDSLDATVSRGNPDRVRIEEGVGRKIVNSVACEGRERVERCEVFGKWRARMSMAGFESVAMSQPMADSLRARLNSGTRGNPGFTVTEQSGGICFGWMGRTLTVASAWR; the protein is encoded by the coding sequence ATGTCTTCCGGATTTCCAGGCGGCTTTACCGGTGGCAGTGGGGGCATGAACAGGAGTTACAGCACCAATCAGCAGCAGCAATTTCCGTTCCGATCGCCGCTATCCGAAATCCTTCACGACCCTGCTTCCCAGATCCGGCAACGGAAGAGATCACTAGCAGAATTTCAGCAACAGAACCAGCAAGGCTTGGAGTTGTATCTACGAAACGTCAAGCTGAGGCCGAATTTCCACCATGCAAATCCTCTTTCCCCCATCTTTCCGGTAGATTTCCCTACTGTTCCAAATCTGCGGTACGGCCTGCAGCCTTTGACTAATTCATACAGATATGCGGCTTCTGGTATTTTCTCGGGTGCTGAGGTTTTGGGGCATGaaactcagaagaagaagatgatgaatcATCGGCTGCAGGAGCTGGAGAAGGAGCTTCTAGGTGACGAAGACGACGGAGATGAGGTCTCCGTCGTCACCCACAGCGACTGGTCGGAGACGATCCAGAATCTAATCGCCCCTACCAAAATGCCCATTTCTCCGTCTCcgacttcctcttcctcctcgtgcTCATCCACGTCAGCGTCTCCTCCGATCCTGACCACCAATCAGTCTCTGATAGACGCCGCTGCAGCTATCTCAGAAGGAAATTTGGCCGCCGCAACCGAAATCATCACGCGCATCCAGCAGCTCGCTAACCCCAAGGGTACCTCGGAACAGAGGCTAACATCTTTCATGGTTTCGGCTCTTAAATCGCGCGTGTACCCGACCGGGAATCCTCATTCGACGTCGGAGCTCTACAGCAAAGAGCACAAATTATCAACGCAAATGCTGTATGAGGTGTTGCCGTGTTTCAAGCTCAGTTTCATGGCCGCTAATCTCGCCATCCTCAACGCAACCTCAGAGCAGGGGTTTCAGAGGATTCACGTTGTGGATTTCGAGATCGGCGAGGGTGGACAGTACATGCATCTCCTCCACGCGCTGGCGGCGAATCAATCCGGGGTAAAACGCGCCGCCGCGTTGAAAATCACCGCCTTCTCGGATAATACCTCCGGCGGCGATGAAAAGCTGAAAATCGTCGGCGAGAGACTGCACACATTGGCCGACAAAATCTGCGTCCGATTCGATTTCTCAGTGAAGAAATTGATCGTCAGCGATTTGAACCGAATTAAATTGGGAATCGAGCCCGACGAAGCCCTAGCCGTTAACTTGGCGTTCAAGCTGCACAATCTACCCGACGAGAGCGTGACGACGGATAATTTGAGGGACGAGCTGCTCCGCCTCGTGAAAGGTCTGTCTCCGGACGTGACGACAGTGGTGGAGCAGGAGATGAACGCCAACACGGCGCCGCTGACCGTGCGCGTGAGGGAGGCCTGCGAGCTCTATGGCGCGCTGCTTGACTCGCTCGACGCGACCGTGTCGCGGGGAAACCCGGACCGAGTCAGGATCGAGGAGGGGGTGGGTCGGAAAATCGTGAACTCGGTGGCGTGCGAGGGGAGGGAGCGGGTGGAGAGGTGCGAGGTGTTCGGCAAGTGGCGGGCTAGGATGAGTATGGCCGGGTTTGAATCGGTGGCGATGAGTCAACCCATGGCGGACTCGCTTCGGGCGAGGCTGAACTCTGGGACACGTGGCAACCCAGGATTCACCGTGACCGAGCAATCCGGTGGCATATGCTTTGGGTGGATGGGACGGACCCTCACTGTCGCATCTGCTTGGCGTtga
- the LOC121798298 gene encoding uncharacterized protein LOC121798298: MHKNMETNTCNVNHLDVDAHLPPRKRLLAGLKRQNSDVNSPTATPSTPSSGGSEHDVRSNNALRSHLHDPSLSNEEIVEISRIAAMKAAKVAEVARANAEEKAAKAAKAVAAAKSALDLVAILSDETGNKEKLLKKNKMKKHVTVEALYNKNKSSPGTDEELARNLHRVINSSPRILKNSPGSESKSHKHKKLKSSAASGRTSITNEAPVGEGDRDRQSAARSTGNGVVELDTESPVRKIGMIMVDLNTSKHDSCDQLKLDNGDGSRLSKTERLKLDDGEVLDSISRKRGRIKQKKLPLSICSFKDQTSPKEELKPQGNAVISGVDNQPLFSMGPSSNSLMPPVERTSSMWKCQSFKAPACVKQNKVMQS, from the coding sequence ATGCATAAGAATATGGAAACTAACACATGCAATGTTAATCACTTGGATGTGGATGCACATCTTCCACCTCGAAAGCGGCTTCTAGCTGGATTGAAGAGGCAGAATTCTGACGTTAATTCCCCCACAGCCACACCATCAACTCCTAGTAGTGGTGGGAGCGAACATGATGTCCGTTCCAATAATGCATTGAGGTCCCATTTGCATGATCCAAGTCTCTCGAATGAGGAGATTGTTGAAATCTCTAGAATCGCTGCTATGAAAGCTGCGAAGGTTGCAGAGGTTGCAAGAGCCAATGCTGAAGAGAAGGCTGCAAAAGCAGCAAAGGCAGTGGCTGCTGCTAAAAGTGCCTTGGATCTGGTTGCCATTCTTTCAGATGAGACAGGTAACAAAGAAAAACTTCTGAAAAAGAACAAGATGAAGAAGCATGTCACTGTTGAAGCATtgtacaataaaaataaaagcagTCCAGGAACAGATGAAGAATTGGCTCGCAATTTGCATCGGGTCATCAACAGCTCTCCAAGAATTTTGAAGAACTCACCAGGTTCTGAATCGAAGAGTCACAAGCATAAAAAGCTAAAAAGTTCTGCTGCTTCTGGGAGAACTAGCATTACTAATGAAGCTCCAGTTGGGGAAGGGGATAGAGATAGACAGTCTGCAGCAAGAAGCACTGGTAATGGTGTAGTAGAATTAGACACTGAAAGTCCTGTAAGGAAGATAGGCATGATTATGGTAGATTTGAACACTTCCAAGCATGACAGCTGCGATCAGCTAAAGTTGGACAATGGAGATGGATCACGCCTCAGTAAAACTGAACGACTGAAGTTGGATGACGGTGAAGTCTTGGATAGCATTAGTAGAAAGAGGGGAAGAATTAAGCAGAAGAAATTGCCCCTGAGCATTTGTAGCTTCAAGGATCAAACTAGTCCAAAAGAGGAGCTGAAACCTCAGGGTAATGCTGTCATAAGTGGTGTAGACAATCAGCCCTTGTTCTCAATGGGGCCTTCGAGTAACAGTTTGATGCCTCCGGTGGAGAGGACATCATCAATGTGGAAGTGCCAGTCCTTCAAAGCACCCGCTTGTGTTAAACAGAATAAAGTTATGCAGTCATAG
- the LOC121798297 gene encoding protein PATRONUS 2-like isoform X1 produces MATPAHRLIQDQNLNFLYSTTPGGKTDVTKADKRGGLGGRRALNDISNSRNPSSFHSKKKDSSINVISIDKHPSTVKGESSKAAEKGRVGGRKALSDLTNSVKPRPKQIPSLGRKLNAVAEEAKDGFLHNHQGCIKAQTMSVDKDYFLKTVGLANDIAALPSARKALPLSSKKLEGYVKHPTMEELLELPSCLSPACRSPQSLKGPYTMYREDDYFTDLMMIETPKLKYSGF; encoded by the exons ATGGCAACCCCAGCTCATCGCCTGATCCAAGATCAGAACCTAAACTTTCTCTACA GCACTACTCCTGGGGGAAAGACTGATGTAACCAAAGCAGATAAGAGAGGAGGTCTTGGTGGAAGGAGAGCACTTAATGACATATCCAACTCAAGAAACCCTTCTTCGTTTCACTCCAAGAAGAAAGATAGCTCCATAAATGTCATCTCTATTGACAAACATCCTTCAACTGTGAAAGGAGAGTCATCCAAGGCAGCTGAGAAAGGTAGAGTTGGTGGTAGGAAAGCACTCAGTGACCTCACAAACTCCGTTAAGCCACGTCCAAAGCAGATCCCAAGTTTGGGGAGGAAATTGAATGCTGTTGCAGAAGAAGCGAAAGATGGTTTTCTACACAATCATCAGGGATGCATCAAAGCTCAGACGATGAGTGTTGACAAGGACTACTTCTTGAAGACAGTAGGACTGGCTAATG ATATTGCTGCACTGCCATCAGCTAGGAAGGCGCTTCCATTGTCATCAAAGAAG CTGGAGGGTTATGTGAAGCATCCTACAATGGAAGAGCTGCTTGAGCTCCCTAGCTGCTTATCGCCTGCTTGTCGATCTCCTCAGTCACTGAAGGGGCCATATACGATGTACAGGGAGGATGACTATTTTACTGATCTGATGATGATCGAGACGCCTAAGCTCAAGTATAGCGGTTTCTGA
- the LOC121798299 gene encoding deubiquitinase DESI2-like: MTEVILHVYDVTNSGNDKTNNTILQINKIFKDGIGLGGIFHSAVQVYGEDEWSFGFCEHGTGVFSCPATKNSMYKYRETIKLGKTSLSIYKVNQILRELSREWPGQSYDLLSKNCNHFCDEFCERLGVQKLPGWVNRLAHAGDAAVEIAGNTAYQFRQAKTEIVNASKVAYRYLAGVASSNSVVGPESPGNSGRGNPRFQGTWFKSLISTGAKPSASSEMEKQDEVVVKQAGLTFN; the protein is encoded by the exons ATGACAGAGGTGATCCTCCATGTGTACGACGTGACCAACAGTGGCAACGACAAAACAAACAACACTATTTTGCAGATCAACAAGATCTTCAAAGACGGAATTGGTCTCGGCGGCATCTTCCACAGCGCCGTTCAG GTTTATGGAGAAGATGAATGGTCCTTTGGGTTCTGTGAACATGGTACTGGCGTGTTTAGCTGTCCTGCAACAAAGAATTCAATGTATAAATACCGCGAAACTATTAAACTTGGAAAAACATccttgtctatctacaaggtCAATCAGATCCTTAGAGAACTCAGTAGAGAGTGGCCTGGACAGTCATATGATTTGCTATCAAAAAACTGCAATCACTTCTGCGATGAGTTTTGTGAAAGACTTGGCGTACAAAAGCTTCCTG GATGGGTAAACAGGCTTGCTCATGCTGGAGACGCTGCTGTTGAAATAGCTGGAAACACGGCCTATCAA TTTAGGCAAGCAAAAACCGAGATTGTAAATGCCAGCAAAGTAGCCTACCGTTATCTGGCTGGAGTTGCATCGAGCAATTCGGTTGTCGGTCCTGAGTCTCCTGGAAACTCTGGTAGAGGAAATCCTAGATTCCAAGGTACGTGGTTCAAGAGCCTTATCTCAACTGGTGCAAAGCCATCCGCGAGTTCAGAAATGGAAAAACAGGATGAAGTGGTGGTCAAGCAAGCCGGCCTCACCTTCAACTGA
- the LOC121798300 gene encoding probable RNA-binding protein 18, with amino-acid sequence MDHFNFHDEKAESRLYVGNLDLRITEAALIKMFSPFGKIVSEDYLWHTCGPKRGEPRGYAFIQFSSKEEAIRAKEEMHGRMACGRPLVVRLASEKYPDGAVNHSKTSEGSRSLLSGGSGRQTSRSAKIAAIKNKLKAIDEEGHRTSKKQKQSDEHCISVGKPHQR; translated from the exons ATG GACCATTTCAACTTTCATGATGAGAAGGCAGAGAGCAGATTGTATGTTGGTAACCTTGATCTCAGGATAACAGA GGCAGCTCTAATCAAGATGTTTTCTCCATTTGGAAAAATTGTATCCGAAGACTACCTATGGCATACTTGTGGCCCTAAGCGCGGAGAGCCACGGGGTTATGCTTTCATCCAGTTCAGCTCTAAAGAG GAAGCTATTCGGGCCAAGGAGGAGATGCACGGAAGAATGGCTTGTGGACGCCCATTAGTTGTTCGTCTTGCCAGTGAGAAATACCCAGACGGTGCAGTTAATCATTCCAAGACCAGTGAAGGGAGCAGGTCCCTTCTCTCTGGCGGTAGTGGCAGACAAACTAGCCGGAGTGCTAAGATAGCCGCGATCAAGAACAAACTGAAGGCGATTGATGAAGAAGGCCATAGAACCTCAAAAAAGCAGAAGCAAAGCGATGAGCATTGCATCAGTGTCGGGAAGCCTCATCAAAGATGA
- the LOC121798295 gene encoding proline--tRNA ligase, chloroplastic/mitochondrial-like produces the protein MCSSKTSNSMLSAITRTTIRKNAVAIINLISNALTHSLQSGTPHHHGMGALRLPSLTSLSSAAAAAAPRYYFYRQLCLPFRSVSAAKFSVQSSTFEKELEPTSQKPRLQPKKDRVITPRSQDFNAWYLDIIANAELADYGPVRGTMVIRPYGYAIWEAIQDYLNVKFKETGHSNMYFPQFIPYSFIEKEASHVEGFSPELALVTVGGGKELEEKLVVRPTSETIVNHMFTQWIHSYRDLPLMINQWANVTRWEMRTKPFVRTLEFLWQEGHTAHASPEEAEKEALQMIDVYKNFAYEQAAIPVVVGRKSKVETFAGASKTYTIEAMMGDRKALQAGTSHNLGQNFSRAFGTQFMDENGERQHAWQTSWAISTRFIGGIIMTHGDDAGLMLPPNLAPIQVIVVPIWKKADDKAGVLDAASSVKETLQAAGIRVKCDDAEQRTPGWKFNFWEMKGVPLRIEIGPRDVSNRSVVVCRRDIPGKQGKVFGISMESSTLVAYVKGKLDEVQSSLLESAKSFRDGNIVDVTSYSELKEAIAQGKWARGPWSASDNEEMKVKEETGATIRCFPFEQPEGAKKCLMTGNPADEVAIFAKSY, from the exons ATGTGCAGCTCCAAAACTTCCAATTCTATGCTTTCTGCAATAACCAGAACCACAATAAGGAAAAACGCTGTAGCGATTATAAATCTCATCTCAAATGCTCTCACTCACTCTCTTCAGTCTGGAACACCACACCACCACGGAATGGGGGCACTCAGACTCCCCTCCCTCACTTCTCTCTCCTCCGCCGCAGCGGCGGCAGCTCCACGCTATTACTTCTACCGCCAGCTTTGTCTCCCATTCCGCTCCGTCTCAGCCGCAAAATTTTCTGTACAAAGTAGCACCTTCGAGAAGGAGCTCGAACCTACCTCGCAGAAACCCAGACTCCAGCCAAAAAAGGATCGAGTTATCACTCCTCGATCGCAGGACTTCAATGCCTGGTACTTGGACATAATTGCGAACGCCGAGTTAGCTGACTACGGCCCTGTTCGCGGCACCATGGTTATTCGTCCCTACGGCTACGCCATTTGGGAAGCAATTCAG GATTATTTGAATGTCAAGTTTAAGGAGACCGGCCATAGTAATATGTATTTCCCCCAG TTTATCCCATATTCATTCATTGAGAAAGAAGCTAGCCATGTTGAAGGTTTTAGTCCAGAATTAGCTCTTGTGACAGTTGGAGGAGGAAAGGAGCTTGAAGAAAAGCTTGTG GTTCGACCCACAAGTGAAACAATTGTCAACCACATGTTCACTCAGTGGATTCATAGTTACCGCGATCTTCCATTAATGATCAATCAG TGGGCAAATGTGACAAGATGGGAAATGCGCACCAAACCATTTGTGAGAACTCTGGAATTTCTCTGGCAGGAAGGTCACACAGCTCATGCCAGTCCAGAGGAGGCAGAAAAGGAG GCATTACAGATGATTGATGTGTACAAAAATTTTGCCTATGAGCAAGCTGCAATACCTGTTGTTGTGGGCCGTAAATCGAAGGTGGAGACCTTTGCCGGTGCTTCAAAGACTTATACCATTGAAGCAATGATGGGTGATCGAAAAGCTTTGCAAGCTGGAACTAGCCACAACCTTGGGCAGAATTTTTCACGCGCATTTGGAACACAG TTCATGGATGAAAATGGAGAAAGGCAGCATGCGTGGCAAACATCATGGGCAATTAGCACCAGGTTTATTGGTGGTATTATCATGACACATGGAGATGACGCAGGATTGATGCTTCCCCCAAACCTAGCCCCAATACAG GTCATAGTAGTTCCAATATGGAAGAAGGCAGATGATAAGGCTGGAGTTCTGGATGCTGCCTCATCTGTGAAGGAAACTCTTCAAGCTGCTGGAATCAGGGTTAAATGTGATGATGCAGAGCAGAGAACACCTGGTTGGAAATTCAACTTCTGGGAAATGAAG GGTGTCCCATTGAGGATCGAAATTGGGCCTCGAGATGTTTCAAATAGAAGTGTGGTTGTTTGTAGAAGAGATATTCCTGGGAAACAAGGAAAAGTTTTTGGTATATCAATGGAATCGTCAACTTTGGTGGCTTATGTCAAGGGCAAGTTGGATGAGGTTCAGTCATCTCTTCTTGAAAGCGCAAAATCATTCCGTGATGG CAACATTGTTGATGTGACCTCCTACAGTGAGCTTAAAGAGGCAATTGCTCAGGGCAAATGGGCAAGAGGCCCTTGGTCAGCCAG TGACAATGAGGAGATGAAGGTGAAAGAAGAAACAGGGGCAACCATTCGATGTTTTCCTTTTGAACAGCCGGAGGGGGCAAAGAAATGCTTGATGACGGGCAATCCCGCAGACGAAGTGGCTATTTTTGCAAAATCTTACTAA
- the LOC121798297 gene encoding protein PATRONUS 2-like isoform X2, whose product MATPAHRLIQDQNLNFLYSTTPGGKTDVTKADKRGGLGGRRALNDISNSRNPSSFHSKKKDSSINVISIDKHPSTVKGESSKAAEKGRVGGRKALSDLTNSVKPRPKQIPSLGRKLNAVAEEAKDGFLHNHQGCIKAQTMSVDKDYFLKTVGLANDIAALPSARKALPLSSKKGYVKHPTMEELLELPSCLSPACRSPQSLKGPYTMYREDDYFTDLMMIETPKLKYSGF is encoded by the exons ATGGCAACCCCAGCTCATCGCCTGATCCAAGATCAGAACCTAAACTTTCTCTACA GCACTACTCCTGGGGGAAAGACTGATGTAACCAAAGCAGATAAGAGAGGAGGTCTTGGTGGAAGGAGAGCACTTAATGACATATCCAACTCAAGAAACCCTTCTTCGTTTCACTCCAAGAAGAAAGATAGCTCCATAAATGTCATCTCTATTGACAAACATCCTTCAACTGTGAAAGGAGAGTCATCCAAGGCAGCTGAGAAAGGTAGAGTTGGTGGTAGGAAAGCACTCAGTGACCTCACAAACTCCGTTAAGCCACGTCCAAAGCAGATCCCAAGTTTGGGGAGGAAATTGAATGCTGTTGCAGAAGAAGCGAAAGATGGTTTTCTACACAATCATCAGGGATGCATCAAAGCTCAGACGATGAGTGTTGACAAGGACTACTTCTTGAAGACAGTAGGACTGGCTAATG ATATTGCTGCACTGCCATCAGCTAGGAAGGCGCTTCCATTGTCATCAAAGAAG GGTTATGTGAAGCATCCTACAATGGAAGAGCTGCTTGAGCTCCCTAGCTGCTTATCGCCTGCTTGTCGATCTCCTCAGTCACTGAAGGGGCCATATACGATGTACAGGGAGGATGACTATTTTACTGATCTGATGATGATCGAGACGCCTAAGCTCAAGTATAGCGGTTTCTGA